ATCCGTCAGATCTTCGGGGTCAACTGACCGCGCGACCGAGTGTCATGAGGGACGGGGCAACCATGCCCCGTCCCTCATGACGTTTACAGGTCCTCGGCGTCGGTGATCCGGTAGGCGTAGCCCTGTTCGGCCAGGAAGCGCTGCCGGTGGGCGGCGAAGTCGGCGTCCACGGTGTCGCGGGTGACGACCGTGTAGAAATGCGCGGTGCGTCCGTCGGTCTTCGGGCGCAGCACGCGTCCGAGGCGTTGCGCTTCCTCCTGGCGTGAACCGAAGGTGCCGCTGACCTGGATCGCGACGGACGCCTCCGGCAGGTCGATCGAGAAGTTCGCCACCTTGCTGACCACCAGCAACGAGATCTCACCGTCGCGGAACTGCTGGAACAGCTTCTGCCGCACCGAAACCGACGTCTCGCCGGTGATCAGGTCGGCGTCCAGGCGTCCGGCGAGCGACTCCAGTTGGTCGAGGTACTGGCCGATGACCAGGGTCGGTTCACCGCGGTGCTTGTCGACGAGCTGCTGGACGACCTTGTCCTTCACCGGTGCACAGGACGCGAACCGGTAGCGCTCGTCCGCATCGCTGGACGCGTACGCCAAGCGCTCGCTCTCGGACAGACTGACCCGCACCTCGACGCAGTCGGCGGGCGCGATGTAGCCCTGCGCCTCGATCTCCTTCCACGGCGCATCGAAACGCTTGGGGCCGATGAGGCTGAAGACGTCCTCTTCACGCCCGTCCTCACGTACCAACGTCGCGGTGAGACCGAGGCGGCGACGGGCCTGCAGGTCAGCGGTCATCCGGAAGATCGGCGCGGGCAGCAGGTGCACCTCGTCGTAGACGATGAGCCCCCAGTCGCGGCAGTCCAGCAGTTCCAGGTGCGGGTGCACGCCCTTCCGCTTCAGGGTCAGCACCTGGTAGGTCGCAATGGTGACCGGCCGGATCTCCTTGCGGGCCCCGCTGTACTCGCCGATCTCGTCCTCGGTGAGGGAGGTGCGGCGCAGCAGTTCGTCCTTCCATTGCCGAGCGCTCACCGTGTTGGTCACCAGGATCAACGTGGTGGTGCGCGACTTCGCCATGGCACCCGCGCCGACGAGGGTCTTGCCGGCGCCGCACGGGAGCACGACGACGCCGGAGCCGCCGTGCCAGAAACCGTCCACCGCGTGCTGCTGGTAATCGCGCAGACTCCAGCCGTCCTCGGCCAGTTCGATCGGGTGCGCCTCGCCGTCGACGTAGCCGGCTTCGTCCTCGGCGGGCCAGCCGAGCTTGATGAGTTGCTGCTTGATCGCGCCTCGTTCGGACGGGTGCACCAGAACGCTGTCGTCGTCGATCCGGTCGCCGACGAGTGGCTGAATCTTCTTGTTGCGCAACACTTCCGTGAGCACTGCCCGGTCGGTCGTCACCAGCACGAGCTTCTGTTCGCCGGCGATGTCCTGCTTGCGCAGGGTCAGGCGTCCGTAGCGGTCCATAGTCTCGGCGAGGTCGATGAGCAGCGCGTTCGGCACCGGGTAGCGGCTGTACCGGACGAGCGCGTCCACCACCTGTTCGGCGTCGTGTCCGGCGGCGCGCGCGTTCCACAGGCCGAGCGGCGTCACCCGGTAGGTGTGGATGTGCTCGGGCGCACGTTCCAACTCGGCGAACGGCGCGATCGCAGCGCGTGCTTCGCGGGCGAGCGGGTGGTCGACTTCGAGCAGGACGGTCTTGTCGCTCTGGACGATGAGGGGTCCGGGGACGTCGGTGGGCACGTTTCAGGCTAACCAGGCGGGAAGCGCGCCGATTCCCGACGGGTTCAGGGCGCGGACGGTGGGTGAGACGATGCTCACATGAGCCTGCCGATGGTCGAACCAGCCGACGGATTGCCCGACAGCATCACGATCTACGAGGTCGGTGCTCGCGACGGACTGCAGAACGAGAAGAGTGTCGTGCCCACCGCGGTGAAGGCCGAGTTCATCCGCCGGATGATCGACGCCGGCCTCGACACGATCGAGACGACCAGCTTCGTCCCGCCGTCCTGGATCCCGCAGTTGGCCGACGCGACCGAACTGGTGGACTCGCTGGGGCAGGAGGCACGCCGTCCGACCCGGCCGGTACTGGTGCCGAACGAGCGGGGTCTCGACAACGCGCTCGCCGCCGGGGTGAAGTCGATCGCGGTGTTCGGCTCGGCCACGGAGACCTTCGCCCGGAAGAACCTCAACCGCTCGATCGCGGAATCACTCGACATGTTCGCGCCCGTGGTGAAGCGGGCCAAGGACGACGACCTGTGGGTGCGCGGGTACGTCTCCATGTGCTTCGGCGACCCGTGGGAAGGGCCGGTGCCGATCGAGCAGGTCGTCGACGTCTGCGCGCGCCTGATGGAGCTCGGCTGCGATCAACTCAGCATCGGCGACACCATCGGAGTCGGTACCCCGGGTCATGTTGCTCGGCTACTGGATGCGTTGGGAGACAGCGGAATCGGGGTCGACCGGATCGGCGTCCATTTCCACGACACCTACGGGCAGGCGCTGTCGAACACGCTCGTCGCGCTGCAGCACGGGGTCCGCGTGGTGGATGCGTCCACCGGCGGACTGGGTGGGTGCCCCTACGCGAAGTCGGCGACCGGCAACCTGGCCACTGAGGACCTCGTGTGGATGTGTCGCGGACTCGGCATCGAGACCGGGGTCGACCTCGACAAACTCGTCGCCACCAGTGTCTGGATGGCCGACCAACTCGGCCGCCCGTCGCCGTCCCGCGTCGTCCGCGCCCTCGGCACTGCCTGACCCACCGAGTGGCCGGGCTATGAACAGGTGGCCGGGCGATATCCCGGCCACTCGTCCATAGCCCGGCCACTCGGCGGAGTTAGGGTCGACGTATGCGTTCTGGCCTGACTTCGACCTTCGATTCCGAAACCCGCGTGCAGGACGACCTGTTCGGGTTCGTCAACAATCACTGGGTCCGCAGCACCGAGATTCCCGACGACCGTGCGCGGTACGGCACCTTCGACGCGCTGCGCGAGGCGTCCGAGGCAGCTGTCCGAGTGATCATCGAGCGGGCCGCCGCCTCCGACGCCGAGCCCGGCACGGGGGAGCGCAAGGTCGGTGACCTGTTCACCTCGTTCATGAACACCGAGTCGATCGAGGCCGCCGGTGCCGACCCGATCCAGCCGCGGCTGGAGCAGATCCGCGGTTTGCGGTCGACGAGCCAGCTGGCCGGGCTCATGGGCGAACTCACCCGTCGCGGAGTGTGGAGCGCGATCGCCTTCTACGTCACCGCCGACGCCAAGGACCCGGACAAGTACATCGCCTACCTCACGCAGAGTGGTCTCGGCCTGCCGGACGAGTCGTACTACCGCGAGGACAAGTACGCCGAGGTGCGCGAGAAGTACCAGGGGCATCTCGAGCGGATGGCCGAGTTGGCGCGCGTCCCCGATCCTGCCGATTTCGCGCGCTGTGTGTTCGCGCTGGAGACCCGCCTCGCGACTCATCACTGGGACGTCGTCTCGACCCGCGACGCTCTGAAGACCTACAACAAGCACTCGTTCGCCGAACTGAAGGATCTGGCCCCCGAGTTCGATTGGGATGCTTGGGTTTCCGGGATCGGGGCGCCGTCCGGAGCATTCGCGGACGTGGTCGTCGGAGAACCGTCGTACCTGTCCGGTCTGTCCACCGCATTGGTCGACCACGACCTGGACGACTGGAAAGCGTGGCTGTCGTGGATGGTCATCAGCGACCAGGCGGCGTACCTCCATCAGGACATCGTCGACGAGAGCTTCGCGTTCAACGGCAGGGTGCTCAGCGGCACCCCGAAATTGAAGGAGCGGTGGAAGCGCGGCGTCGCGGTCGTCGAGTCGTGCATCGGTGAGGTCGTCGGGCAGTTGTACGTCGACGAGCATTTCCCGCCGCGCGCCAAGGAGCGCATGGAGGAACTCGTCGCGAACCTCATCGAGGCGTACCGCCGCGACTTCGAGAGCCTCGAATGGATGTCGCCCGCGACTCGTGAACGCGCGCTCGGAAAGCTGGCGCAGTTCACCCCGAAGATCGGTTACCCGGACAAGTGGCGTGACTACTGCGCGCTCGAGATCGACGCGGACGACCTGCTGGGAAACCTTGCTCGGTCGGCCGAGTTCGAACTCAACCGTCAGCTCGGCCGCATCGGTCAGCCGATCGATCGCACCGAGTGGTTGATGACCCCGCAGACGGTCAACGCGTACTACCACCCGATGATGAACGAGATCGTCTTCCCGGCCGCGATCCTGCAGCCGCCCTTCTTCGACGTCGACGCGGACGACGCGGTCAACTACGGCGGCATCGGTGCTGTGATCGGTCACGAGATCGGGCACGGCTTCGATGACCAGGGTTCGCGCTTCGACGGCGACGGTTCGCTCACCGACTGGTGGACCCCGGAAGACCGCGAGCGTTTTGAGGAGCGTGCCCAGAAGCTCATCGACCAGTTCGACCAGGAGTCACCGGCCGATGCCCCCGACATCAAGGTCAACGGCGAACTGACCGTCGGCGAGAACATCGGCGACCTCGGTGGTCTGACGATCGGCTACAAGGCGTATTCCATTGCGCAGGAGGAGAATCCGGCTCCGGAACTGGACGGATTCACCGGTGATCAGCGTTTCTTCCTCGGGTGGAGCCAGGTGTGGTGCGGCAAGGCGCGTCCGGACGAGGCGAAGCGTCTGATCGCGATCGACCCGCACGCGCCGGCCAACTGCCGCGCGAACGTCGCACGGAACCTGCGCGAGTTCCATGAGGCGTTCGACGTGCAGCCGGGCGACGGCATGTACCTCGCGCCCGAGGACCAGGTGCGGATCTTCTGATGTCGCGCATCTTCACCACCAGCGTCGCGTCGGTGTATCCGCACTACGTGACGAAGGTCGAGAAGAAGGGCCGTACCGAGGCCGAGCTGCGCGAGGTGATCGAGTGGCTCACCGGCTTCGACGCGGCGTCTCTCGACAAGCACCTCGCCGACGAGACGACCTTCGAGGAGTTCTTCGCTGAGGCGTCGGTCAACCCGAACGTCTCGCAGATCACCGGCTCGGTGTGCGGGGTGAAGGTGCAGGAAGTCGAGGACCCGCTGATGCGCGAGATCCACTACCTCGACAAGTTGGTCGACGAGTTGGCGAAGGGCCGGCCGATGGAGAAGGTGCTCAGATCTTAGCGATCGCGCCGCTCGACGTGCTGGACGATCCGGCTCCGTGACCCGCCCCGCGAGGGTCTCGGCATCAGTGGTGAGCCACACGGGAACGAACCGCGCCTGCCCGGCTGCGGCCAACGCGCGCACCCGCTCGACCAGTTCGGAGTTCTCGGGCTTGTAGGCAGCCAGTGGGTGAGGACGTAGCTGAACCGCGTCGGTGCGAGCCGGATCGCTTCGTGCACGATGTCGAGAACGCGTCCTCGTAGCTTGTTCGTCGCTTCGATGCCTTCGCCGCGGTGCACGCCCATCGGCACGAAGACCGGGTCGTTGATCAGGTGGTTGTCGACCACGATCGCGCCGGTGCGCTGTTCGAGGCACCGGGCGACCGTGAGTTTTCCGACAGCGGGCGGACCCACGAGGTAGAACAACGAAGCCATGCGGGCCAGTGTTCACCACCGCCGTGGGATCAGACCTTCCGGCCGGTGCGGGCGAGCACCTTGGTGGTGCGGTCTGTGTCCTCGGGCACCTTCACCGGGTCGGCGAAGATTCCGGGAACGTACGCATGATCACCGAATCCGTCCACAGCAGAGTCGATCTCGTCGAGCTCGGCGTCCGTGAACTGCTCGTCGGTGCCCTGCGATCGGGCGAGATCCCAGCGGTGCACGAGCAGGTCGAAGCCGTAGAAACGGGCGAGGGTCTCGCCGACGGTGGTCGGTCCGAAGTAACCGTCGAACTGCTTGTCCGCGACTGACTGATCGCCGAGCAGGTCGGTCACCGCCTGGTTGTGCTCGCGCCACGCAGCGGCGGGATCCT
This is a stretch of genomic DNA from Yimella lutea. It encodes these proteins:
- a CDS encoding DNA repair helicase XPB produces the protein MPTDVPGPLIVQSDKTVLLEVDHPLAREARAAIAPFAELERAPEHIHTYRVTPLGLWNARAAGHDAEQVVDALVRYSRYPVPNALLIDLAETMDRYGRLTLRKQDIAGEQKLVLVTTDRAVLTEVLRNKKIQPLVGDRIDDDSVLVHPSERGAIKQQLIKLGWPAEDEAGYVDGEAHPIELAEDGWSLRDYQQHAVDGFWHGGSGVVVLPCGAGKTLVGAGAMAKSRTTTLILVTNTVSARQWKDELLRRTSLTEDEIGEYSGARKEIRPVTIATYQVLTLKRKGVHPHLELLDCRDWGLIVYDEVHLLPAPIFRMTADLQARRRLGLTATLVREDGREEDVFSLIGPKRFDAPWKEIEAQGYIAPADCVEVRVSLSESERLAYASSDADERYRFASCAPVKDKVVQQLVDKHRGEPTLVIGQYLDQLESLAGRLDADLITGETSVSVRQKLFQQFRDGEISLLVVSKVANFSIDLPEASVAIQVSGTFGSRQEEAQRLGRVLRPKTDGRTAHFYTVVTRDTVDADFAAHRQRFLAEQGYAYRITDAEDL
- a CDS encoding hydroxymethylglutaryl-CoA lyase; this encodes MSLPMVEPADGLPDSITIYEVGARDGLQNEKSVVPTAVKAEFIRRMIDAGLDTIETTSFVPPSWIPQLADATELVDSLGQEARRPTRPVLVPNERGLDNALAAGVKSIAVFGSATETFARKNLNRSIAESLDMFAPVVKRAKDDDLWVRGYVSMCFGDPWEGPVPIEQVVDVCARLMELGCDQLSIGDTIGVGTPGHVARLLDALGDSGIGVDRIGVHFHDTYGQALSNTLVALQHGVRVVDASTGGLGGCPYAKSATGNLATEDLVWMCRGLGIETGVDLDKLVATSVWMADQLGRPSPSRVVRALGTA
- a CDS encoding M13 family metallopeptidase, which encodes MRSGLTSTFDSETRVQDDLFGFVNNHWVRSTEIPDDRARYGTFDALREASEAAVRVIIERAAASDAEPGTGERKVGDLFTSFMNTESIEAAGADPIQPRLEQIRGLRSTSQLAGLMGELTRRGVWSAIAFYVTADAKDPDKYIAYLTQSGLGLPDESYYREDKYAEVREKYQGHLERMAELARVPDPADFARCVFALETRLATHHWDVVSTRDALKTYNKHSFAELKDLAPEFDWDAWVSGIGAPSGAFADVVVGEPSYLSGLSTALVDHDLDDWKAWLSWMVISDQAAYLHQDIVDESFAFNGRVLSGTPKLKERWKRGVAVVESCIGEVVGQLYVDEHFPPRAKERMEELVANLIEAYRRDFESLEWMSPATRERALGKLAQFTPKIGYPDKWRDYCALEIDADDLLGNLARSAEFELNRQLGRIGQPIDRTEWLMTPQTVNAYYHPMMNEIVFPAAILQPPFFDVDADDAVNYGGIGAVIGHEIGHGFDDQGSRFDGDGSLTDWWTPEDRERFEERAQKLIDQFDQESPADAPDIKVNGELTVGENIGDLGGLTIGYKAYSIAQEENPAPELDGFTGDQRFFLGWSQVWCGKARPDEAKRLIAIDPHAPANCRANVARNLREFHEAFDVQPGDGMYLAPEDQVRIF
- a CDS encoding DUF2200 domain-containing protein, with amino-acid sequence MSRIFTTSVASVYPHYVTKVEKKGRTEAELREVIEWLTGFDAASLDKHLADETTFEEFFAEASVNPNVSQITGSVCGVKVQEVEDPLMREIHYLDKLVDELAKGRPMEKVLRS
- a CDS encoding ATP-binding protein is translated as MASLFYLVGPPAVGKLTVARCLEQRTGAIVVDNHLINDPVFVPMGVHRGEGIEATNKLRGRVLDIVHEAIRLAPTRFSYVLTHWLPTSPRTPNWSSGCARWPQPGRRGSFPCGSPLMPRPSRGGSRSRIVQHVERRDR
- a CDS encoding maleylpyruvate isomerase family mycothiol-dependent enzyme; its protein translation is MTQIQQTWTRHEEPFSKVVASVTDWDAASPCEGWSARDVLHHVMETERDFLGNQGHELPAAATAEDPAAAWREHNQAVTDLLGDQSVADKQFDGYFGPTTVGETLARFYGFDLLVHRWDLARSQGTDEQFTDAELDEIDSAVDGFGDHAYVPGIFADPVKVPEDTDRTTKVLARTGRKV